One genomic region from Spirochaetaceae bacterium encodes:
- a CDS encoding HEAT repeat domain-containing protein: MTARVLTDGGGRGNVDGMAATTGTKPIPLTAEQVHRFIADGFLVLKPSVPAELHRTIYRKLAEAIPGTDNPGNNVLPLVPEMRHVLESPEVCGALLTLLGPGYLEHPHRYCHIEALQDLGGIDHAAKLAANSHQDSYTPLGRPRHHHIRFLRIMYYPQDTPPELGPTHVIPGTHLNRGLSDADKAHQFPVSGPAGLVSLTHFDVGHAAGVNVTAQRRFMVKFIYMRSAAPMANGWSGPEWAWRGPRELSTDDRRDLAWSHLWDWLRGAPHRYASFAAGGAAPANGAPRAAGSAEDGLQRRLAAGPAADRVAAAETLAHGGAEAVAAIPALIACLNREPDSVRIAATYALGAIGAPAIPALTDALRGSGAALPHLLRGVGGGNHGGTWREQALVMDDASHALAAIGTDAIPALIDLLAAHDDEWSRVNAAFALGEMDHAAGGAVPALTRALADDSHFVVRTAADSLGTIAAAEAAGPLGRLLHQERPGWDTPLVRGWSIRDQVRFNAATSLARLGSRAADAESDLIAALDDPCGQVTTVVLAALRRLGTPSALDAAFSMLTAERWDPSLTGTHRF, translated from the coding sequence GTGACAGCCAGGGTATTGACCGATGGCGGCGGTCGGGGCAACGTGGACGGCATGGCCGCCACGACAGGTACGAAGCCGATCCCGCTGACCGCCGAGCAGGTGCACCGGTTCATCGCCGACGGGTTCCTGGTGCTGAAACCGTCGGTGCCGGCAGAACTGCATCGGACCATCTACCGCAAGCTGGCCGAGGCGATTCCGGGCACCGACAACCCCGGCAACAACGTCCTGCCGCTGGTGCCGGAGATGCGTCACGTGCTGGAGTCGCCCGAGGTGTGCGGCGCCCTGCTCACCCTGCTCGGTCCCGGCTACCTGGAGCACCCGCACCGCTACTGCCACATCGAGGCGCTGCAGGATCTGGGCGGCATCGACCATGCGGCCAAGCTGGCCGCCAACAGCCACCAGGACTCCTACACGCCGCTGGGGCGTCCGAGGCATCACCACATCCGCTTCCTGCGCATCATGTACTACCCGCAGGACACGCCGCCCGAGCTGGGCCCGACGCACGTGATCCCCGGCACCCACCTGAACCGGGGTCTGTCGGACGCCGACAAGGCGCACCAGTTCCCGGTCAGCGGTCCGGCCGGTCTCGTGAGCCTGACCCACTTCGATGTCGGGCACGCCGCCGGCGTCAACGTGACCGCGCAGCGCCGCTTCATGGTGAAGTTCATTTACATGCGCTCGGCGGCCCCGATGGCAAACGGCTGGTCCGGTCCGGAGTGGGCCTGGCGCGGTCCGCGGGAGTTGTCCACGGATGACCGCCGGGACTTGGCCTGGTCCCACCTGTGGGACTGGCTGCGCGGCGCGCCGCACCGCTATGCCAGCTTTGCCGCGGGCGGCGCGGCACCGGCCAACGGCGCGCCACGCGCCGCCGGCTCGGCAGAGGACGGCCTGCAGCGGCGGCTGGCCGCCGGCCCGGCAGCGGACCGGGTGGCGGCAGCCGAAACGCTGGCGCACGGCGGCGCGGAGGCGGTGGCGGCGATTCCGGCGCTGATCGCCTGCCTCAACCGGGAGCCCGATTCGGTGCGCATCGCCGCCACCTATGCCCTCGGCGCCATCGGCGCGCCGGCCATACCCGCACTGACCGATGCACTGCGCGGTTCCGGGGCCGCCCTTCCCCACCTGCTGCGCGGCGTCGGAGGCGGCAATCACGGCGGTACGTGGCGCGAGCAGGCGCTGGTGATGGACGACGCCTCCCACGCGCTGGCAGCCATCGGTACCGACGCGATTCCGGCACTGATAGACCTGCTCGCGGCGCACGACGACGAGTGGTCGCGGGTAAACGCCGCCTTTGCGCTCGGCGAGATGGATCACGCGGCGGGCGGCGCCGTACCTGCCCTGACACGCGCGCTCGCGGACGATTCGCACTTCGTGGTGCGCACCGCGGCGGACTCCCTCGGCACCATCGCGGCTGCCGAGGCGGCCGGCCCGCTCGGCAGGTTGCTGCACCAGGAGCGGCCCGGTTGGGACACGCCGCTGGTGCGCGGCTGGAGCATCCGCGACCAGGTCCGCTTCAACGCCGCCACCTCGTTGGCGCGCCTCGGCAGCCGCGCGGCGGACGCGGAATCGGACCTGATCGCCGCCCTCGACGATCCGTGTGGACAGGTGACCACGGTCGTGCTCGCCGCCCTGCGCCGCCTCGGCACGCCGTCCGCCCTCGATGCCGCCTTCAGCATGCTGACCGCCGAGCGTTGGGATCCGAGCCTGACCGGCACGCACCGCTTCTGA
- a CDS encoding alcohol dehydrogenase catalytic domain-containing protein gives MHAWVLHGTRDLRRELRPDPRPDDHEVLVRVERVGICGSDIHYYRHGRVGAFVPSRPFILGHEFAGEVVAVGRAAGGIAVGDRVAVDPSRACLRCPWCRRGRSNLCPQMRYFGSAATDPPTDGVLCDLKAVPAANCYRLGDDLSYAEGALLEPLAVACHAVLRADGVAGKVVAVSGAGTIGLLVATVARALGAVRVVVSDPRGAAREAAAARADAVLDPGDERASAMAMANGGAPEVTFEAAGAEASFRWALQHTAAGGTVVQIGTLQQPFAASLNTIMTRELRVVGSFRFAGAFRVGAALLAGRRIEVESLITGVMPMAETAAAVQRASSDAATIKLHVSRAGHASKRVQPVPISAP, from the coding sequence ATGCACGCATGGGTATTGCACGGCACGCGCGATCTGCGCCGTGAACTGCGCCCCGACCCGCGGCCGGACGACCACGAGGTGCTGGTGCGCGTGGAGCGGGTGGGCATCTGCGGCAGCGACATTCACTACTATCGGCACGGGCGGGTCGGCGCGTTCGTGCCGTCCCGCCCGTTCATACTCGGCCACGAGTTCGCCGGCGAGGTGGTCGCGGTCGGGCGTGCGGCCGGCGGCATCGCGGTCGGCGACCGGGTGGCGGTGGACCCGTCGCGGGCGTGCCTGCGCTGTCCGTGGTGCCGTCGCGGGCGCTCCAATCTGTGCCCGCAGATGCGCTACTTCGGCAGCGCCGCCACCGATCCGCCCACCGACGGTGTGCTGTGCGACCTGAAGGCTGTCCCGGCGGCCAACTGCTACCGGCTCGGTGACGACCTGAGCTACGCGGAGGGCGCGTTGCTGGAGCCGCTGGCGGTCGCCTGCCACGCCGTGCTGCGCGCGGACGGCGTCGCCGGCAAGGTGGTGGCGGTGAGCGGTGCCGGCACCATCGGCCTGCTGGTGGCCACGGTGGCGCGCGCGCTCGGCGCCGTCCGGGTGGTGGTGAGCGACCCGCGAGGTGCGGCGCGAGAGGCGGCCGCCGCCCGTGCCGACGCGGTGCTCGATCCCGGCGACGAACGGGCGTCCGCGATGGCGATGGCGAACGGCGGCGCCCCGGAGGTGACCTTCGAGGCCGCCGGCGCCGAGGCATCGTTCCGGTGGGCGCTGCAGCACACCGCCGCCGGCGGAACGGTGGTGCAGATCGGCACCCTGCAGCAACCGTTCGCGGCGTCGCTCAACACCATCATGACGCGCGAGCTGCGCGTGGTCGGATCGTTCCGCTTTGCCGGCGCCTTTCGGGTCGGCGCGGCGCTGCTCGCCGGGCGCCGCATCGAAGTCGAGTCGCTGATCACCGGCGTCATGCCGATGGCCGAAACGGCTGCCGCGGTGCAACGGGCGAGCAGCGATGCGGCAACGATCAAGCTGCACGTCAGCCGCGCCGGGCACGCGTCGAAACGTGTACAACCGGTACCGATTTCGGCGCCGTGA
- a CDS encoding ABC transporter ATP-binding protein, producing the protein MLRVEEIDAYYGASHTLQGVSLEVPRGSVVALLGRNGAGKSTTLKSIMGVVPVARGTIRFAGEAIHRLPLHRIARRGIAYVPEERGIFASLTVDEHLAVSRPRGGGEGRFPAEKLYATFPALAERRRHRGNELSGGEQQMLAIARALRQEPRLLILDEPTEGLAPVIVARIAAALHTLKQGGMTMLLVEQNYRFALSLAERIYVLGKGRVRWHGTADELAATPAVAHAWLGV; encoded by the coding sequence ATGCTCCGGGTAGAGGAAATCGACGCCTACTACGGTGCGAGCCACACCCTGCAAGGGGTCAGTCTCGAAGTGCCGCGCGGCAGCGTGGTGGCGCTGCTCGGCCGCAACGGCGCCGGCAAGTCGACCACGTTGAAGTCGATCATGGGCGTGGTGCCCGTCGCGCGTGGTACGATTCGCTTCGCCGGCGAGGCGATCCACCGCCTGCCGCTGCACCGGATCGCGCGCCGCGGCATCGCCTACGTGCCGGAAGAGCGCGGCATCTTCGCATCGCTGACCGTGGACGAGCACTTGGCCGTGAGCCGCCCGCGCGGCGGCGGCGAAGGTCGGTTTCCGGCCGAGAAGCTGTACGCAACCTTCCCCGCTCTCGCCGAACGGCGCCGCCACCGCGGCAACGAGCTGAGCGGCGGCGAGCAGCAGATGCTGGCGATCGCGCGGGCGTTGCGGCAGGAGCCGCGCCTGCTGATCCTCGACGAACCCACCGAGGGCCTGGCACCGGTGATCGTCGCGCGCATTGCGGCCGCGCTGCATACGCTCAAGCAGGGCGGCATGACCATGCTGCTGGTCGAGCAGAACTACCGGTTCGCCCTGTCGTTGGCTGAACGGATCTACGTGCTCGGCAAGGGGCGCGTCCGCTGGCACGGCACCGCGGACGAACTGGCCGCCACCCCCGCCGTAGCCCATGCCTGGCTGGGCGTGTGA
- a CDS encoding glycoside hydrolase family 32 protein: MTTNKGFDDSTVTDELALNFHLMHPGEDSAPGDPNVAYCLDGVYHLHYILRHPWKGGTARLRDGDRSYSFIHVTSPDMLHWTWQTTKLQPSFAGHGIFSGTGFITKEGKPAAIYPGLSDPGRSYVTVADDNQLSGWSKPYPVLPTGVPEGKRVVLAGDPDLFQVGDTYYAYSAGDNLELVKSTDLVNWRYVGPLLQRYPPDVAIGEDTSCANLFPFGDGWMLLCISHQIGCRYYLGDWDAAAEQFVPRVHGRMNWRRPGQSLTEPVYRDFFAPESVLTPDGRRVMWAWLCTADPTIDLKTVQSLPRELSLHDDGTLRIEPLRELESLRHDPETRRDIVVDGTTTIASLDGDAFEVRVTVDRAEAERRRFGVLLFADDDHEGLPVLVRPESGTICAGDTEAPFAVADLPTGEHLELRIFVDKYLVEVFVNGRQALLTVFTAYRDGGSELRGYLFGRRPFTPPLTLRTVETWRLKATNQGFFDARASRIWEPDTE, from the coding sequence ATGACAACCAACAAGGGTTTCGACGACAGTACCGTGACCGACGAGCTGGCACTCAACTTCCACCTGATGCACCCGGGCGAGGACAGCGCCCCGGGCGACCCCAACGTCGCCTATTGCCTGGACGGGGTCTATCACCTGCACTACATCCTGCGCCACCCCTGGAAGGGTGGCACGGCACGGCTGCGCGACGGCGACAGGTCATACAGTTTCATCCACGTGACCAGCCCGGACATGCTGCATTGGACCTGGCAAACCACCAAGCTGCAACCGAGCTTTGCCGGTCACGGCATCTTCAGCGGCACCGGTTTCATCACCAAGGAGGGCAAGCCGGCGGCGATCTACCCGGGGCTGTCCGATCCGGGCCGCAGCTACGTCACGGTGGCGGACGATAACCAGCTCAGCGGCTGGAGCAAGCCCTACCCGGTGCTGCCCACCGGCGTGCCGGAGGGCAAACGGGTGGTCCTGGCCGGCGACCCCGACCTGTTCCAGGTCGGCGACACCTACTACGCGTACTCCGCCGGCGACAACCTGGAGCTGGTCAAGTCCACCGACCTGGTCAACTGGCGCTACGTCGGACCGCTGCTGCAGCGCTACCCGCCCGACGTCGCCATCGGCGAGGACACCTCCTGCGCCAACCTGTTCCCGTTCGGCGACGGGTGGATGCTGCTGTGCATCAGCCACCAGATCGGCTGCCGCTACTACCTGGGCGACTGGGACGCCGCGGCGGAGCAATTCGTGCCGCGCGTACACGGGCGCATGAACTGGCGGCGCCCCGGCCAGTCGCTCACCGAACCGGTGTACCGCGACTTCTTCGCGCCCGAGAGCGTGCTTACCCCGGACGGGCGGCGCGTGATGTGGGCGTGGCTGTGCACCGCCGACCCGACGATCGACCTGAAGACCGTGCAGTCGCTGCCGCGCGAACTGAGCCTGCATGACGACGGCACGCTGCGCATCGAACCTCTGCGCGAGTTGGAGTCGCTGCGTCACGACCCGGAGACACGGCGCGACATCGTGGTCGACGGCACCACCACCATCGCTTCGCTCGACGGCGACGCGTTCGAGGTGCGGGTCACGGTGGATCGGGCCGAGGCGGAGCGGCGCCGCTTCGGCGTGCTGCTGTTCGCCGACGACGACCACGAAGGGTTGCCGGTGCTCGTTCGGCCCGAGTCCGGCACCATCTGTGCCGGCGATACCGAGGCGCCGTTCGCCGTCGCCGACCTGCCGACGGGCGAACACCTGGAACTGCGCATCTTCGTCGACAAGTACCTGGTGGAAGTGTTCGTCAACGGCCGCCAGGCGTTGCTGACGGTATTCACGGCGTATCGCGACGGCGGCAGCGAGCTGCGCGGCTACCTGTTCGGACGCCGGCCGTTCACGCCGCCGCTGACGCTGCGCACGGTAGAGACCTGGAGGCTCAAAGCCACCAACCAGGGCTTCTTCGACGCGCGCGCGAGCCGCATTTGGGAGCCCGACACCGAGTAG
- a CDS encoding NAD-dependent epimerase/dehydratase family protein: MRVLVTGGGGFVGRAVVERLLARGYLVRCFARSAYPELAARGVEVVRGDLADPRAAASACAGCDAVVHAAALIPGLAEPAHRYRTVNVGGTEAIVAGCRAHGVPRLVFTSSPSVVFGGHDLCGVDESVPYPRRYDSPYARTKAEAERVVLAANGGALATTALRPHLVWGPGDAHLVPELIARARAGRLVRVGRGPFRVDVTYIDCAAEAHLLALDALSPGGAAAGRAYFISQGEPVDLWQFVGRLLNMAGVAQVRRQVPRWLALAAAGAVEGAYRISGRTAAPPLTRFLVREISSSHWFDIGAARRDLGYRPPVSIDEGLVRLARWWQTGGAAVGGHHG, encoded by the coding sequence ATGCGAGTCCTGGTAACGGGCGGCGGCGGGTTCGTCGGCCGCGCCGTCGTCGAGCGGCTGCTTGCCCGCGGCTACCTGGTGCGCTGCTTTGCGCGGTCGGCCTACCCGGAACTGGCGGCCCGCGGGGTGGAAGTGGTGCGTGGCGATCTGGCCGACCCGCGCGCTGCCGCCTCCGCGTGCGCCGGCTGCGACGCGGTGGTGCACGCGGCGGCGCTGATCCCCGGCCTCGCCGAGCCGGCACACCGCTACCGCACCGTGAACGTGGGCGGCACGGAGGCCATTGTCGCCGGCTGCCGCGCCCATGGCGTGCCGCGGCTGGTGTTCACCAGTTCGCCGAGCGTGGTGTTCGGCGGCCATGACCTGTGCGGAGTCGACGAGTCGGTTCCCTACCCGCGGCGCTACGACTCGCCCTACGCGCGCACCAAGGCCGAGGCCGAACGCGTGGTTCTGGCCGCCAACGGCGGCGCCCTGGCTACCACGGCGCTGCGGCCCCACTTGGTGTGGGGGCCGGGCGACGCGCACTTGGTGCCGGAGCTGATCGCCCGTGCGCGCGCGGGCCGGCTGGTGCGCGTGGGGCGCGGCCCGTTCCGCGTCGACGTGACCTACATCGACTGCGCCGCCGAGGCGCACCTGCTGGCACTCGACGCCCTGTCACCCGGCGGAGCCGCGGCCGGCCGCGCCTACTTCATTTCGCAGGGCGAGCCGGTGGACCTGTGGCAGTTCGTCGGCCGCCTGCTCAACATGGCCGGCGTGGCGCAGGTGCGCCGGCAGGTACCGCGCTGGCTGGCGCTGGCGGCGGCCGGCGCCGTGGAGGGCGCGTACCGGATCTCGGGGCGCACGGCGGCGCCGCCGCTGACCCGCTTCCTGGTGCGCGAGATCTCTTCGTCGCACTGGTTCGACATAGGCGCCGCGCGCCGCGACCTCGGCTACCGGCCGCCGGTTTCGATAGACGAGGGCCTGGTCCGGCTCGCGCGGTGGTGGCAGACCGGCGGCGCAGCAGTCGGCGGTCACCACGGCTAG
- a CDS encoding Gfo/Idh/MocA family oxidoreductase, which translates to MSIRFGVVGLGMIADFHARALHAAGGAELVACASRRATRAAQFGARHGCAAYGDMTEFLRHPGLQAVSICSPSGAHLEPALAAIDAGKDLIVEKPLEVTRERCTRLLEAADRRGVTVAGIFPSRFLPVSRLIKEAVDAGRLARLVLGNAYVKWHRTQQYYDDGGWHGTRRLDGGGALMNQSIHAIDLLQWFMGPAARVISATATLGHHGIEVEDTGAAVVQFAGGALGTIEGCTAAWPGFPQRVEIYGTAGSVASVQDRLEHWTFADEHPGDAAIRARHGQGEANAGGASNPADIGIEGHQAQFEDFAQALQRGRAPAVDGAEACKAVNIILAIYESARTGQPVDPRTGAAA; encoded by the coding sequence GTGAGCATCCGCTTCGGCGTGGTGGGCCTCGGGATGATCGCCGACTTTCACGCCCGCGCGCTGCACGCGGCCGGCGGCGCCGAACTGGTGGCGTGCGCCTCGCGCCGCGCCACGCGCGCCGCGCAATTCGGCGCCCGGCACGGGTGCGCGGCCTACGGTGACATGACGGAATTCCTGCGCCACCCCGGCCTGCAGGCGGTGTCGATCTGCTCCCCGTCGGGCGCCCACCTGGAGCCGGCCCTGGCGGCGATCGACGCCGGCAAGGACCTGATCGTCGAAAAGCCCCTGGAGGTGACGAGGGAGCGTTGCACGCGGCTCCTGGAGGCCGCCGACCGGCGCGGCGTCACGGTGGCCGGCATCTTCCCGTCGCGCTTCCTGCCGGTGTCGCGCCTCATCAAGGAGGCCGTCGACGCCGGGCGCCTCGCCCGCCTCGTGCTCGGCAACGCCTATGTCAAGTGGCATCGCACGCAGCAGTACTACGATGACGGCGGCTGGCACGGCACCCGGCGCCTGGACGGCGGCGGCGCACTGATGAATCAGTCGATCCATGCCATTGACCTGCTGCAGTGGTTCATGGGACCGGCGGCGCGCGTGATCAGCGCGACGGCCACGCTCGGCCACCACGGCATCGAAGTGGAAGACACCGGCGCCGCGGTGGTGCAGTTCGCGGGCGGCGCCCTGGGCACCATCGAGGGTTGCACCGCCGCCTGGCCCGGATTCCCGCAGCGCGTCGAGATATACGGCACCGCCGGCAGCGTCGCATCGGTGCAGGATCGCCTGGAGCACTGGACGTTCGCCGACGAGCATCCGGGCGACGCCGCCATTCGCGCCCGCCACGGCCAGGGCGAGGCCAACGCGGGCGGCGCCTCGAACCCGGCCGACATCGGCATCGAGGGTCACCAGGCCCAGTTCGAGGACTTCGCGCAGGCGCTGCAGCGGGGCCGCGCGCCGGCAGTGGACGGCGCCGAGGCGTGCAAGGCGGTCAATATCATTCTGGCCATCTACGAGAGCGCCCGCACCGGACAGCCGGTCGACCCGCGCACCGGCGCGGCCGCCTGA
- a CDS encoding outer membrane beta-barrel protein, translated as MRIFATLLSVALLSIPGAGLFAQDMMMAGTGFYVAAGGGVTLITDISEVPEKGIAGNEDKADWDLDFGFGAGGSAGYDFGDFRAEAEFSFQSANFRHGEKIDKDADREADDNLTVMSILANGFFDLDTGTPFVPFIGIGAGAVNLAVKLDDGNDDTDPLFEGNGWGFAYQANVGVAYEIIDAVALTLGYKFFGTLETQVPHPDDEEKYVKPTLMAHRAELGVRFSF; from the coding sequence ATGCGCATATTCGCTACCCTTCTGTCCGTCGCGCTACTGTCGATTCCGGGCGCGGGGCTGTTCGCCCAGGACATGATGATGGCCGGCACCGGCTTCTACGTCGCCGCCGGCGGCGGGGTCACGCTGATTACCGATATCTCCGAAGTGCCCGAGAAGGGAATCGCCGGCAACGAGGACAAGGCCGACTGGGACCTCGACTTCGGCTTCGGCGCCGGCGGATCCGCTGGCTACGACTTCGGCGACTTTCGCGCCGAGGCGGAGTTCTCCTTCCAGTCCGCGAATTTCCGGCACGGTGAGAAAATCGACAAAGACGCCGACCGCGAGGCCGACGACAATCTCACCGTGATGTCGATATTGGCCAACGGCTTCTTCGACCTGGACACCGGCACCCCGTTCGTGCCGTTCATCGGCATCGGCGCCGGCGCCGTCAACCTGGCGGTCAAGCTCGATGACGGGAACGACGACACCGATCCTCTCTTCGAGGGCAACGGTTGGGGCTTTGCCTACCAGGCCAACGTCGGCGTGGCCTACGAGATCATCGACGCGGTGGCGCTGACCCTCGGCTACAAGTTCTTCGGCACCCTGGAGACTCAGGTTCCCCACCCCGACGACGAGGAGAAGTACGTCAAGCCGACCCTGATGGCGCACCGCGCCGAACTCGGCGTGCGCTTCAGCTTCTAA